One genomic window of Streptomyces sp. WP-1 includes the following:
- a CDS encoding SDR family oxidoreductase has product MDLGLKDRVYIVTGATRGLGNAAARQLVADGAKVVITGRDEQRAAAAAAELGPDAVGVAMDNADEQAPERLIETARERFGGFHGVLVSVGGPPPGFVADNTDEQWRTAFESVFLGAVRLARAAAAELDEGGVIGFVLSGSVHEPIPALTISNGLRPGLAGFAKSLADELGPRGIRVLGLLPARIDTDRVRELDSLSADPEATRAANQSRIPLRRYGTPEEFGRVAAFLLSPAASYLTGIMVPVDGGMRHGF; this is encoded by the coding sequence ATGGATCTTGGACTGAAGGACCGGGTGTACATCGTCACCGGGGCCACCCGCGGCCTCGGCAACGCGGCCGCGCGGCAGCTCGTCGCGGACGGCGCGAAGGTGGTGATCACCGGCCGGGACGAGCAGCGGGCCGCGGCGGCGGCCGCCGAACTGGGCCCGGACGCGGTGGGCGTGGCCATGGACAACGCGGACGAGCAGGCGCCCGAGCGGCTGATCGAGACCGCCCGTGAGCGCTTCGGCGGCTTCCATGGGGTGCTGGTGAGCGTGGGCGGTCCGCCGCCCGGGTTCGTCGCCGACAACACCGACGAGCAGTGGCGCACCGCGTTCGAGTCCGTCTTCCTCGGCGCGGTGCGGCTCGCCCGCGCGGCGGCGGCCGAGCTGGACGAGGGCGGTGTCATCGGCTTCGTGCTGTCCGGCTCGGTGCACGAGCCGATCCCGGCGCTGACCATCTCCAACGGCCTGCGCCCCGGGCTCGCCGGGTTCGCCAAGTCCCTCGCGGACGAGCTGGGTCCGCGCGGCATCCGGGTGCTGGGCCTGCTCCCGGCCCGCATCGACACGGACCGGGTGCGCGAGCTGGACTCCCTGTCCGCCGACCCGGAGGCCACCCGCGCCGCCAACCAGTCCCGCATCCCGCTGCGCCGCTACGGCACCCCGGAGGAGTTCGGCAGGGTCGCGGCCTTCCTGCTGTCCCCGGCGGCGTCCTATCTGACCGGGATCATGGTGCCGGTGGACGGCGGGATGCGGCACGGATTCTGA
- a CDS encoding CoA transferase: MTDIAFAWTALGGDPALLSWVTTAERPGTLAARLPVRRLARACVGACALAAAELGARRTGRAEVPGVRVDDGAVAAAFHSERLLRVDGRAPVSFAPLSRFWRTADGWVRTHANYPHHRARLLDALGLPPDAAPGTVAALLAERTALGTEEAVFAAGGLAAALRTPSQWRATAQAAEVGARPLVERAVLGAAPVRPLPPLDGDSAPLLPAAGVRVLDLTRVLAGPVATRTLALLGADVLRLDAPWSPELPDQHADTGFGKRSATLDLAADRDAFEELLAGADVVVTGYRPGALDRFGLSPEALAERHPGLVLAQVSAWGTYGPWGGRRGFDSLVQVATGIAVTEGSAAEPGALPAQALDHGTGYLLAAAVLRALTERSYDGAGRSVRLALARTAHWLTDGMPYDDGPGAVETPKADDAARVPPDAWLAEADGPLGRLRHALSPVNFAGGPGDWRRPPTPWGSDRAAWA, encoded by the coding sequence ATGACGGATATCGCGTTCGCATGGACTGCGCTGGGCGGCGACCCCGCCCTGCTCTCCTGGGTGACGACGGCCGAGCGGCCCGGCACCCTCGCGGCCCGCCTTCCCGTACGACGGCTCGCGCGCGCCTGTGTCGGCGCGTGCGCCCTGGCCGCCGCCGAGCTGGGGGCCCGCCGGACCGGGCGCGCCGAGGTGCCCGGGGTCCGGGTCGACGACGGTGCCGTCGCGGCGGCGTTCCACAGTGAGCGGCTGCTGCGGGTGGACGGGCGGGCGCCGGTGTCCTTCGCGCCGCTGTCGCGGTTCTGGCGCACGGCCGACGGCTGGGTGCGCACCCACGCCAACTACCCGCACCACCGGGCCCGGTTGCTCGACGCGCTGGGCCTGCCCCCGGACGCCGCGCCCGGGACCGTGGCCGCCCTGCTCGCCGAACGCACCGCCCTCGGGACCGAGGAGGCGGTGTTTGCCGCCGGCGGTCTCGCGGCGGCCCTGCGCACCCCGTCCCAGTGGCGGGCGACCGCGCAGGCCGCCGAGGTGGGGGCCCGTCCCCTGGTGGAGCGCGCGGTGCTCGGCGCGGCCCCCGTGCGCCCGCTGCCGCCGCTCGACGGGGACAGCGCCCCGCTGCTGCCCGCCGCCGGGGTGCGCGTCCTGGATCTGACCCGGGTCCTGGCGGGCCCGGTCGCCACCCGCACCCTCGCCCTGCTGGGCGCGGACGTGCTGCGCCTGGACGCGCCCTGGTCGCCCGAACTCCCCGACCAGCACGCCGACACGGGCTTCGGCAAGCGCTCCGCGACCCTGGACCTGGCCGCCGACCGGGACGCCTTCGAGGAGCTGCTGGCCGGGGCGGACGTCGTGGTCACCGGCTACCGGCCGGGCGCGCTGGACCGCTTCGGCCTCTCCCCCGAGGCGCTCGCGGAACGGCACCCCGGACTGGTGCTGGCGCAGGTCTCGGCGTGGGGCACCTACGGGCCCTGGGGCGGGCGGCGCGGCTTCGACAGCCTGGTGCAGGTCGCCACCGGCATCGCGGTGACCGAGGGCTCGGCGGCGGAACCGGGCGCGCTGCCCGCGCAGGCCCTGGACCACGGCACCGGCTATCTGCTGGCGGCGGCCGTCCTGCGGGCGCTGACCGAACGCTCGTACGACGGTGCGGGACGCTCCGTCCGGCTGGCGCTGGCCCGCACGGCGCACTGGCTGACGGACGGGATGCCGTACGACGACGGCCCGGGGGCGGTCGAGACCCCGAAGGCGGACGACGCCGCCCGTGTCCCCCCGGACGCCTGGCTCGCCGAGGCCGACGGTCCCCTCGGGCGGCTGCGGCACGCCCTCTCCCCGGTGAACTTCGCGGGCGGGCCCGGGGATTGGCGCCGGCCGCCGACGCCCTGGGGTTCGGACCGGGCCGCCTGGGCGTGA
- a CDS encoding ABC-F family ATP-binding cassette domain-containing protein, whose product MISATGIELRAGARILIENATFRVAKGDRIGLVGRNGAGKTTLTKCLAGEGIPAAGTITRSGEVGYLPQDPRTGDLDVLARDRILSARGLDTLLRKMRENEQRIANGTGATRAKAMKQYERQETEFLTKGGYAAEAEAATIAAALNLPDRVLGQPLHTLSGGQRRRIELARILFSDADTLLLDEPTNHLDADSIIWLRDYLKTYRGGFIVISHDVDLVETVVNKVFYLDANRSNIDVYNMGWKLYQQQREADEKRRKRERANAEKKAAVLNAQADKMRAKATKTVAAQNMARRADKLLSGLEAVRQSDKVAKLRFPEPAPCGKTPLMAEGLSKSYGSLEIFTDVDLAIDKGSRVVILGLNGAGKTTLLRLLGGAEQPDTGEVVPGHGLKLGYYAQEHETLDPGRTVLENMRSAAPDMDLVEVRKVLGSFLFSGDDVDKPAGVLSGGEKTRLALATLVVSSANVLLLDEPTNNLDPASREEILGALRTYKGAVVLVTHDEGAVEALQPERIILLPDGVEDLWGSDYADLVALA is encoded by the coding sequence CGGCGCAGGCAAGACCACCCTCACCAAGTGCCTGGCCGGCGAGGGCATCCCCGCGGCCGGCACCATCACCCGCTCCGGCGAGGTCGGCTACCTCCCGCAGGACCCCCGCACCGGCGACCTGGACGTCCTCGCCCGCGACCGCATCCTGTCCGCGCGCGGCCTGGACACGCTGCTGCGCAAGATGCGCGAGAACGAGCAGCGGATCGCCAACGGCACGGGCGCCACCCGCGCCAAGGCGATGAAGCAGTACGAGCGCCAGGAGACCGAGTTCCTCACCAAGGGCGGGTACGCCGCCGAGGCCGAGGCCGCCACCATCGCCGCCGCGCTGAACCTGCCCGACCGGGTGCTCGGCCAGCCGCTGCACACTCTCTCCGGCGGTCAGCGCCGCCGTATCGAGCTGGCCCGGATCCTGTTCTCGGACGCCGACACCCTGCTCCTGGACGAGCCGACCAACCACCTCGACGCCGACTCGATCATCTGGCTGCGGGACTACCTGAAGACCTACCGCGGCGGCTTCATCGTGATCTCCCACGACGTCGACCTGGTCGAGACGGTCGTCAACAAGGTGTTCTACCTGGACGCCAACCGCTCGAACATCGACGTCTACAACATGGGCTGGAAGCTCTACCAGCAGCAGCGCGAGGCCGACGAGAAGCGCCGCAAGCGCGAGCGGGCCAACGCCGAGAAGAAGGCCGCCGTCCTGAACGCGCAGGCCGACAAGATGCGCGCCAAGGCCACCAAGACGGTCGCCGCGCAGAACATGGCCCGCCGCGCCGACAAGCTGCTCTCCGGCCTGGAGGCGGTCCGCCAGTCCGACAAGGTCGCCAAGCTCCGCTTCCCCGAGCCCGCTCCCTGCGGCAAGACCCCGCTGATGGCCGAGGGCCTGTCGAAGTCGTACGGCTCGCTGGAGATCTTCACCGACGTCGACCTCGCGATCGACAAGGGCTCCCGGGTCGTCATCCTCGGCCTGAACGGCGCGGGCAAGACGACCCTGCTGCGCCTGCTCGGCGGTGCCGAGCAGCCCGACACCGGCGAGGTCGTCCCCGGGCACGGGCTCAAGCTCGGCTACTACGCGCAGGAGCACGAGACCCTCGACCCCGGGCGCACGGTCCTGGAGAACATGCGCTCGGCCGCCCCGGACATGGACCTGGTCGAGGTCCGCAAGGTGCTCGGCTCGTTCCTGTTCTCCGGCGACGACGTGGACAAGCCCGCGGGCGTCCTGTCCGGCGGCGAGAAGACCCGGCTCGCGCTCGCGACGCTGGTGGTCTCCTCCGCCAATGTGCTGCTGCTGGACGAGCCGACCAACAACCTCGACCCGGCCAGCCGCGAGGAGATCCTCGGCGCGCTGCGCACCTACAAGGGCGCGGTCGTCCTCGTCACCCACGACGAGGGCGCCGTGGAGGCGCTCCAGCCCGAGCGGATCATCCTGCTGCCCGACGGCGTCGAGGACCTGTGGGGCTCCGACTACGCGGATCTCGTCGCCCTGGCGTGA
- a CDS encoding DUF6286 domain-containing protein, whose amino-acid sequence MSQVTLDKSADAPADAGRSRRSWAPRRVPATVVAVLLLAGAGLLLYDIISVRAHRPAMHWRRYLARQLAERPLDDTWVLAGAALAVALGLWLLLLALTPGKRSLLPMRRPHPDVRATLKRAAAAQVLRDRAMELSGVRSVRVRMRRRKAAVRAVSHFREPDEVRADLDTTLTEAIHGLGLTHTPRLALRVTRAPRKG is encoded by the coding sequence ATGAGCCAGGTCACCCTCGACAAGAGCGCCGACGCCCCCGCGGACGCGGGCCGCAGCCGCCGATCCTGGGCGCCGCGCCGCGTCCCCGCGACCGTCGTCGCCGTCCTGCTGCTGGCCGGCGCGGGCCTGCTGCTCTACGACATCATCTCGGTACGCGCCCACCGGCCCGCGATGCACTGGCGCCGCTACCTGGCCCGTCAACTGGCCGAACGGCCCCTGGACGACACCTGGGTACTGGCCGGCGCGGCCCTCGCGGTCGCCCTCGGCCTGTGGCTGCTGCTCCTCGCGCTCACCCCGGGAAAACGCTCCCTGCTGCCGATGCGCCGCCCGCACCCGGACGTCCGCGCGACGCTCAAGCGGGCCGCCGCTGCCCAGGTGCTGCGCGACCGGGCCATGGAACTGTCCGGCGTACGGTCCGTACGGGTGCGGATGCGCCGCCGCAAGGCCGCGGTCCGCGCCGTCTCGCACTTCCGGGAACCGGACGAGGTGCGCGCCGACCTGGACACCACGCTGACCGAGGCGATCCACGGCCTCGGCCTGACCCATACCCCCCGGCTCGCCCTGCGGGTGACCCGGGCTCCGCGGAAGGGGTGA
- a CDS encoding helix-turn-helix domain-containing protein translates to MAETLKKGSRVTGAARDKLAADLKKKYDSGASIRALAEETGRSYGFVHRMLSESGVTLRGRGGATRGKKAATS, encoded by the coding sequence GTGGCCGAGACTCTGAAGAAGGGCAGCCGGGTGACCGGCGCCGCGCGCGACAAGCTCGCGGCAGACCTGAAGAAGAAGTACGACTCCGGTGCGAGCATCCGGGCACTGGCCGAAGAGACCGGCCGCTCGTATGGCTTCGTCCACCGGATGCTCAGCGAGTCGGGCGTCACGCTGCGAGGGCGTGGCGGAGCGACCCGGGGCAAGAAGGCCGCGACGTCCTGA
- a CDS encoding nucleopolyhedrovirus P10 family protein: MTDAWTQVVRHHTGLGRLLPLGEPEDGAWIAENAAGAVLRRAVADGLPGVRLGALRIGLADPQDVAEPVVPAPPSALGPGALRVTADLTATSAEPLPATAERLRDLLATAAGERLGLVVAEVDLRITDLLEPDGHLVEVRPPEPPEAREETALSALRAAEAAVAVPGVVRLTGPGRAVRIEERTDGTAALAHRHVRVDLATDATHRTVEVARRVRAAVREALEDRPTVAVLVTSVG, encoded by the coding sequence ATGACGGACGCGTGGACCCAGGTCGTACGACATCACACGGGGCTCGGCAGGCTGCTGCCGTTGGGTGAGCCGGAGGACGGCGCGTGGATCGCGGAGAACGCGGCGGGCGCGGTGCTGCGGCGGGCGGTGGCGGACGGGCTGCCCGGGGTGCGCCTGGGCGCGCTGCGGATCGGGCTCGCCGACCCGCAGGACGTGGCCGAGCCCGTGGTGCCGGCCCCGCCGAGCGCGCTGGGGCCGGGCGCCCTGCGGGTGACGGCGGACTTGACGGCGACCTCCGCCGAGCCGCTGCCCGCCACCGCGGAGCGCCTGCGGGACCTGCTCGCGACGGCGGCGGGCGAGCGCCTCGGCCTGGTGGTGGCGGAGGTGGATCTGCGGATCACGGATCTGCTGGAGCCGGACGGGCACCTCGTGGAGGTACGGCCGCCCGAGCCGCCGGAGGCCCGGGAGGAGACGGCCCTGTCCGCGTTGCGCGCGGCCGAGGCGGCCGTCGCGGTGCCGGGAGTCGTACGGCTGACCGGACCGGGCCGAGCGGTGCGGATCGAGGAGCGGACGGACGGCACGGCCGCGCTGGCCCACCGCCATGTGCGGGTGGACCTGGCGACCGACGCGACCCACCGGACCGTGGAGGTGGCCCGGCGGGTGCGCGCGGCCGTACGGGAAGCGCTGGAGGACAGGCCGACGGTGGCCGTCCTGGTCACGTCGGTGGGGTGA
- a CDS encoding enoyl-CoA hydratase/isomerase family protein has translation MATPDKDLAPVLDKDGVRLTVDDAIATVTLTNPAKRNAQSPALWRALAEAGRLLPGSVRVVVLRGEGKSFSAGLDRQMFTPEGIPGEPTFTDIARRDDAGLDATIAEFQEAFTWWRRNDIVSVAAVQGHAIGAGFQLALACDLRIVADDVQFAMRETGLGIVPDLAGTHPLVGLVGYARALEICVTGRFVGAQESVASGLANLAVAVDELDGAVRDLTAALVAAPRDAVVETKALLSGAAGRSYDEQRSAERAAQARRLRDLAGIGE, from the coding sequence ATGGCCACGCCCGACAAGGACCTCGCTCCTGTACTCGACAAGGACGGCGTACGGCTCACCGTCGACGACGCGATCGCCACGGTGACGCTGACGAATCCGGCCAAGCGCAACGCACAGAGCCCCGCCCTGTGGCGGGCGCTCGCCGAGGCCGGCCGGCTGCTGCCGGGCTCCGTCCGTGTCGTGGTGCTGCGCGGCGAGGGCAAGTCCTTCTCCGCCGGGCTGGACCGCCAGATGTTCACCCCGGAGGGGATCCCGGGCGAGCCGACCTTCACCGATATCGCGCGTCGTGACGACGCAGGGCTCGACGCGACCATCGCCGAATTCCAGGAGGCGTTCACCTGGTGGCGACGCAACGACATCGTGTCCGTCGCCGCCGTACAGGGACATGCCATCGGTGCCGGATTCCAGCTGGCGCTCGCCTGCGACCTGCGGATCGTCGCCGACGATGTGCAGTTCGCCATGCGCGAGACCGGTCTCGGCATCGTTCCCGACCTGGCCGGCACGCATCCGCTGGTCGGCCTGGTCGGGTATGCCCGCGCGCTGGAGATCTGCGTGACCGGGCGGTTCGTCGGCGCGCAGGAGTCGGTGGCCTCGGGCCTGGCGAACCTGGCCGTCGCCGTGGACGAACTCGACGGCGCCGTACGCGATCTGACCGCCGCTCTGGTGGCCGCCCCGCGGGACGCCGTGGTCGAGACCAAGGCACTGCTCAGCGGCGCGGCCGGCCGTTCGTACGACGAACAGCGCTCCGCCGAGCGCGCGGCCCAGGCCCGCCGCCTGCGCGACCTGGCCGGCATCGGCGAATAG
- a CDS encoding SURF1 family protein, translating into MHPAARMYRRGVHRYRFLLSLQWVILTIVAIALIPTMIKLGFWQKHRYEERTARNDLVSSALHARPVPVERLSSPGHAVTRTERYRTVTATGTFETAKTEVVRRRTNENGDVGYHVLTPFVLADGKVLMVNRGWVAADASQTAFPEIPAPPPGRTTISGRLMADETTAASGIKNLKGLPDRQIMLINSTEEAHRLGVPVLGGYMEQTAPTPKGGSPEQISDPGTEDAPLNYAYMIQWWLFAAAVPVGWWFLLRREIRDQEEAAAAPQPKEGEPAAV; encoded by the coding sequence ATGCACCCCGCGGCCCGGATGTACCGTCGTGGGGTGCATCGCTACCGCTTCCTGTTGTCCCTCCAGTGGGTCATCCTCACCATCGTCGCGATCGCGCTGATCCCGACGATGATCAAGCTGGGTTTCTGGCAGAAGCACCGCTACGAGGAGCGCACCGCGCGCAACGACCTCGTCTCCTCCGCGCTGCACGCCCGGCCGGTCCCCGTGGAGCGGCTGTCCTCCCCCGGGCACGCCGTGACCCGGACCGAGAGGTACCGCACCGTCACCGCGACCGGCACCTTCGAGACCGCGAAGACGGAAGTGGTCCGGCGCCGGACCAACGAGAACGGCGATGTCGGCTACCACGTCCTGACCCCGTTCGTCCTCGCCGACGGCAAGGTACTGATGGTCAACCGCGGCTGGGTCGCCGCGGACGCCTCCCAGACCGCCTTCCCGGAGATCCCCGCGCCGCCCCCGGGGCGGACCACCATCAGCGGGCGCCTGATGGCCGACGAGACCACCGCGGCCAGCGGCATCAAGAACCTCAAGGGCCTGCCCGACCGGCAGATCATGCTGATCAACAGCACCGAGGAGGCGCACCGGCTCGGTGTGCCGGTGCTCGGCGGCTACATGGAGCAGACGGCGCCGACGCCCAAGGGCGGCTCCCCGGAGCAGATCTCCGACCCCGGCACCGAGGACGCCCCGCTGAACTACGCCTACATGATCCAGTGGTGGCTGTTCGCGGCGGCCGTCCCGGTCGGCTGGTGGTTCCTGCTCCGCCGGGAGATCCGGGACCAGGAGGAGGCCGCGGCGGCGCCGCAGCCCAAGGAGGGCGAACCGGCCGCCGTCTGA
- the amaP gene encoding alkaline shock response membrane anchor protein AmaP, translating into MRSGALNRALLALAGLILLALGGAVLAVGLGVRPPSWWIHGGSHDVLLSRAERTHYRAADWWWPALIAALALLVLGALWWLNVILRRHRLADIRVDTGDGGAALLSAKALESALAEETGRGTGVAHAQVRLRGRRRKPRARVALRLAPEVAPSTALSDFAAGPLAHARESAGLPSLPAEVRLAAVKHRAERVT; encoded by the coding sequence ATGCGCTCCGGGGCACTCAACCGGGCCCTGCTCGCCCTGGCCGGACTGATCCTGCTCGCCCTCGGCGGCGCGGTGCTCGCCGTCGGCCTCGGTGTCCGGCCGCCCTCCTGGTGGATCCACGGCGGCTCGCACGACGTCCTGCTCAGCCGTGCCGAGCGCACCCACTACCGGGCCGCCGACTGGTGGTGGCCCGCGCTGATCGCCGCGCTGGCCCTGCTCGTGCTGGGGGCCCTGTGGTGGCTGAACGTGATCCTGCGCCGGCACCGCCTCGCCGACATCCGGGTGGACACCGGCGACGGCGGCGCCGCGCTCCTGTCGGCCAAGGCGCTGGAGAGCGCCCTGGCCGAGGAGACCGGCAGGGGGACCGGAGTGGCCCATGCCCAGGTCCGGTTGCGGGGCCGGCGCAGGAAGCCCAGGGCACGGGTCGCGCTGCGGCTGGCCCCCGAGGTGGCCCCCTCGACCGCGCTGAGCGACTTCGCCGCCGGGCCCCTGGCCCACGCCCGCGAGTCGGCGGGCCTGCCGTCCCTCCCGGCGGAGGTCCGCCTCGCGGCGGTCAAGCACCGGGCGGAGCGCGTCACCTGA
- a CDS encoding Asp23/Gls24 family envelope stress response protein has translation MTDMTTTPEGGGEPQTSTRKAVRRGGGDPSTRGRTTIADGVVEKIAGMAARDVVGVYAMGGGFARTLGAVRDRVPGGSKSVTRGVKAEVGEVQAALDLEILVDYGVSIRDVAGAVRENVVAAVERMTGLEVVEVNIAVSDVKLPDEEEEEEPEPRIQ, from the coding sequence ATGACCGACATGACGACGACCCCTGAAGGCGGCGGCGAGCCGCAGACGTCGACCCGGAAGGCCGTCCGGCGCGGCGGCGGGGATCCGTCGACCCGGGGACGGACCACCATCGCGGACGGCGTGGTGGAGAAGATCGCCGGGATGGCCGCCCGTGACGTGGTCGGTGTGTACGCGATGGGCGGCGGCTTCGCCCGCACCCTCGGCGCCGTGCGCGACCGGGTCCCCGGCGGCTCCAAGTCGGTGACCCGTGGCGTGAAGGCCGAGGTCGGGGAGGTGCAGGCCGCTCTCGACCTGGAGATCCTGGTGGACTACGGCGTCTCCATCCGCGATGTCGCCGGTGCCGTGCGCGAGAACGTGGTCGCCGCGGTGGAGCGGATGACCGGCCTGGAGGTCGTCGAGGTCAACATCGCGGTCAGCGACGTCAAGCTGCCCGACGAGGAAGAGGAGGAGGAGCCGGAGCCCCGGATCCAGTGA
- a CDS encoding DEDDh family exonuclease — protein MLEDRAPAVSSATRWPTAYPQGYAVVDVETTGLARHDRIISAAVYRLDARGEVEDHWYTLVNPERDPGPVWIHGLTSEALEGAPLFADIAEEFAARLDGRVLVAHNAVFDWQMIAREYARAERRAPVRQRLCTIALSKELGLPLPNHKLESLAAHFGVVQQRAHHALDDARVLAEAFRPSLRAAAAGGVRLPLLECRPLTEWSDAPVPRQSSPGYGGYRPGSWRPSRKRPACPYPNPGRYEDGKPLKQGMRVAFSGDTSTERDLLEDRATECGLHVASSISRLTSLLVTNDPDSGTSKVVKARQFGTPVVDEAAFGQLLRDVEPADE, from the coding sequence ATGCTCGAAGACCGTGCGCCCGCAGTGTCCTCCGCCACCCGGTGGCCGACCGCGTATCCCCAGGGGTACGCGGTCGTTGACGTGGAGACCACCGGCCTGGCCCGGCACGACCGGATCATCTCCGCCGCCGTCTACCGGCTGGACGCGCGCGGCGAGGTCGAGGACCACTGGTACACCCTGGTCAACCCGGAGCGCGATCCGGGACCCGTGTGGATACACGGTTTGACGAGCGAGGCGCTGGAGGGCGCGCCGCTGTTCGCGGACATCGCCGAGGAGTTCGCGGCCCGTCTGGACGGCCGGGTGCTGGTCGCGCACAACGCGGTCTTCGACTGGCAGATGATCGCCCGGGAGTACGCGCGCGCCGAGCGCCGGGCGCCGGTGCGCCAGCGGCTGTGCACCATCGCGCTGTCCAAGGAGCTGGGGCTGCCGCTGCCCAACCACAAGCTGGAGTCGCTCGCCGCGCACTTCGGCGTGGTGCAGCAGCGGGCGCACCACGCGCTGGACGACGCGCGGGTGCTCGCGGAGGCGTTCCGGCCCAGCCTGCGGGCCGCGGCGGCGGGCGGCGTACGGCTGCCGCTGCTGGAGTGCCGCCCGCTGACGGAGTGGTCGGACGCGCCGGTGCCCCGGCAGTCCTCCCCCGGCTACGGCGGCTACCGTCCCGGCAGTTGGCGCCCCTCCCGCAAAAGGCCCGCATGCCCCTATCCCAACCCGGGCCGCTATGAAGACGGCAAACCTCTCAAACAGGGCATGCGGGTGGCGTTCTCCGGTGACACCTCCACCGAGCGGGATCTGCTGGAGGACCGGGCGACCGAGTGCGGGCTGCATGTGGCGTCCAGCATCTCCCGGCTGACCAGCCTGCTGGTGACCAACGACCCCGACTCGGGCACCTCCAAGGTGGTCAAGGCGCGGCAGTTCGGCACGCCGGTCGTGGACGAGGCCGCGTTCGGACAGCTGCTGCGGGATGTCGAGCCCGCGGACGAGTAG
- a CDS encoding VIT family protein, whose protein sequence is MTEPEHEENHGGALGARLNWLRAAVLGANDGIVSTAGLVVGVAGATGSRTALLTAGLAGLLAGSMSMAAGEYVSVSTQRDSELAALAVEKRELREQPEAELRELTGMLRARGLSEEVAREAAEQLTERDALRAHARVELGINPDELTDPWHAACASFLAFTVGALLPLLAIVLPPTDRRLPVTVFSVLAALVLTGWTSARLGSAAPRRAVLRNVGGGALAMAVTYAAGSLLGAVGV, encoded by the coding sequence GTGACGGAACCGGAGCACGAGGAGAACCACGGCGGCGCGCTCGGCGCGCGCCTGAACTGGCTGCGCGCCGCCGTGCTGGGCGCGAACGACGGCATCGTCTCCACCGCGGGCCTCGTCGTCGGCGTGGCCGGGGCGACCGGCAGCCGCACCGCGCTGCTCACCGCGGGCCTCGCCGGACTGCTCGCCGGATCGATGTCCATGGCGGCGGGCGAGTACGTCTCCGTCTCCACCCAGCGCGACTCCGAACTGGCCGCGCTGGCCGTGGAGAAACGGGAGCTGCGCGAGCAGCCCGAGGCCGAACTGCGCGAGCTGACCGGGATGCTCAGGGCGCGCGGGCTGTCCGAGGAGGTGGCCCGGGAGGCCGCCGAGCAGCTCACCGAGCGGGACGCGCTGCGCGCCCACGCCAGGGTGGAGCTGGGCATCAACCCCGACGAGCTGACCGATCCGTGGCACGCGGCCTGCGCGAGTTTCCTCGCCTTCACCGTGGGCGCGCTGCTGCCGCTGCTGGCCATCGTGCTGCCCCCGACCGACCGGCGGCTGCCGGTCACCGTGTTCTCCGTGCTCGCCGCGCTCGTCCTCACCGGCTGGACCAGTGCCCGCCTCGGCTCGGCCGCGCCCCGGCGGGCGGTGCTGCGCAATGTGGGCGGCGGGGCGCTGGCGATGGCGGTCACGTACGCGGCGGGCAGCCTGCTGGGGGCGGTCGGCGTGTGA